One part of the Bacillus sp. FJAT-27916 genome encodes these proteins:
- a CDS encoding nucleoside hydrolase produces MINKKRVIIDTDTAGDDTIAILTALHYFKVEGIMMTGGNVQFDQQVENALYTIQVGGKGGQVPVYKGCECPIMGVGEQTHRTVEDVHGKDGMGDSFFEKAIQAPEKGHAVDFLIETIHKYPGDIHLLAIAPLTNIAMAIKKDPTIIPKIPHLSIMGGTNNALGNITPSAEYNFWVDPEAARIVLHSGIPITMVGWEMCTQYSIMDDDDHLDIEALQTKGSTFFKDINKVVMKFNKKVHKLSGTTHPDTLLVAVAANEAIMTKSNRYHVDVEINGELTRGYSLVDITNRLGRTKNVRVCEAINRPAFKEMLLEVLRTID; encoded by the coding sequence ATGATTAATAAGAAAAGAGTCATCATAGACACCGATACGGCTGGCGATGATACGATTGCCATCTTGACTGCCCTTCATTATTTCAAGGTGGAAGGAATTATGATGACGGGCGGCAATGTGCAATTTGACCAGCAGGTTGAAAATGCCCTCTATACAATCCAAGTGGGTGGAAAAGGCGGTCAAGTGCCTGTTTACAAAGGCTGTGAGTGTCCTATCATGGGAGTTGGAGAGCAGACGCACCGAACTGTTGAGGACGTTCATGGAAAAGACGGAATGGGTGATTCCTTTTTCGAAAAGGCGATTCAAGCTCCTGAAAAAGGACATGCAGTCGACTTTCTCATTGAAACGATTCATAAGTATCCAGGAGACATACATTTATTAGCCATTGCACCGTTGACAAATATTGCGATGGCCATCAAGAAGGATCCCACGATCATTCCGAAAATCCCCCATTTATCTATCATGGGAGGAACCAATAATGCACTTGGAAATATTACTCCAAGTGCAGAATATAACTTCTGGGTCGACCCGGAAGCAGCGCGGATAGTCCTTCATTCAGGCATCCCGATTACCATGGTCGGCTGGGAAATGTGTACGCAATATTCGATTATGGACGACGATGATCATTTAGATATAGAGGCACTGCAGACTAAGGGATCAACCTTCTTCAAGGATATCAACAAGGTTGTCATGAAATTCAATAAAAAGGTACATAAACTGAGCGGAACGACACATCCAGATACTCTTCTAGTTGCAGTTGCAGCGAATGAAGCGATTATGACAAAATCCAATCGTTATCATGTAGATGTGGAGATTAATGGGGAATTAACAAGAGGATACAGCCTCGTTGATATTACCAATCGGCTGGGGCGGACGAAAAATGTCCGAGTTTGTGAGGCAATTAACCGCCCTGCTTTTAAGGAAATGCTGTTAGAGGTATTGAGAACGATAGATTAA
- a CDS encoding nucleoside hydrolase, which translates to MKKKIYFNHDGGVDDLISLFLLLKMENVELTGVGVIPADCYLEPATYASRKIIDRFGYSGIDVAMSDSRGKNPFPKDWRMHAFYVDALPILNESGKIMTAVSGKPAHLHLVETLQSTEGKTTLLFTGPLSDLARALDYAPEVEEKIERLVWMGGTFLEEGNVHEPEHDGTAEWNVYWDPEAAARVWTSGIEIELVALESTNQVPLTLDVRERWASERKYIGVDFLGQCYAMVPPLVHFSTNSTYYLWDVLTTAFVGNRDLVKVKTLKSMVHTGGPSQGRTEETIDGRPVHVVYDVNRDAFFDYITDLAKKDPRMTNK; encoded by the coding sequence ATGAAGAAGAAAATTTACTTTAATCATGATGGCGGTGTGGATGATTTAATTTCTCTGTTTTTGCTGTTGAAAATGGAGAATGTGGAGTTAACTGGTGTAGGGGTTATCCCTGCTGATTGTTATTTGGAGCCTGCAACATATGCAAGCAGGAAAATTATTGACCGATTTGGTTATAGCGGCATTGATGTGGCGATGTCAGATTCTCGGGGAAAGAATCCGTTTCCGAAGGATTGGCGGATGCACGCTTTCTATGTGGATGCCCTTCCGATTTTGAATGAATCTGGCAAGATAATGACGGCTGTTTCAGGTAAACCGGCACATCTTCATTTAGTGGAGACTCTCCAGTCAACAGAAGGGAAAACCACCTTGCTGTTCACAGGTCCATTAAGTGATCTTGCGCGTGCTTTAGATTATGCTCCTGAGGTAGAGGAAAAGATTGAACGTTTAGTTTGGATGGGCGGGACTTTCCTGGAAGAAGGGAATGTGCATGAGCCGGAGCATGACGGAACGGCGGAATGGAATGTTTATTGGGACCCAGAGGCCGCTGCTCGTGTTTGGACGAGCGGGATTGAGATAGAGCTTGTAGCACTGGAAAGCACGAACCAGGTTCCGTTAACTTTGGATGTTAGGGAACGCTGGGCATCTGAGCGAAAGTATATTGGCGTTGATTTTCTCGGTCAGTGCTATGCGATGGTACCTCCGCTCGTCCATTTCTCGACCAATTCAACCTACTACCTTTGGGATGTCCTGACGACTGCCTTCGTTGGAAATCGTGACCTTGTTAAGGTAAAGACTCTTAAAAGCATGGTCCATACGGGTGGGCCTAGCCAGGGTCGCACAGAGGAAACAATTGATGGAAGACCCGTTCATGTCGTTTATGACGTCAACCGTGATGCATTTTTCGACTACATAACTGATTTAGCGAAAAAAGATCCAAGGATGACAAACAAATGA
- the sucA gene encoding 2-oxoglutarate dehydrogenase E1 component, translating to MKPNTPDTTNPWLDFQGPNLGYVQEMYEVFETDPASVDPELASLFEQWGPPVVEEAGQVRESSNQAFTAKGFGASDFLYKVAQAVKLAEDIRTNGHLAANIYPLYQKERNGIDLDLKQYGLTTKDLKAMPASIISEFIPKKLTNGYEAIEYLKMLYTRTIAFELDHVHDLDEKKWLTQMVESTASGFKLPDQKKKRILKRLTEVDGFEKFLHKTFVGQKRFSIEGVDSLVPLLDEIVSKSVRGGTKSINIGMAHRGRLNVLAHVLGKPYKNIFSEFQHAPNKELVPSEGSIGVTFGWTGDVKYHLGADRKIKEEDTREAVISLANNPSHLEFVNPIVNGFTRAAQDDRAKSGYPVHDPNASMAIIIHGDAAFPGQGVVAEALNLSQLNGYQTGGTIHIIANNMIGFTTESRDSRSTRYSSDLAKGFEIPIIHVNADDPEAVLAAALVAYEYREKFKKDFLIDLIGYRRFGHNEMDEPMTTNPEMYKLVHAHPTPREVYAERLVEEGVITKEEAQRLADEHAAMLKDYYNQVGEKQDANLEDADVPKIIESGIPKVETKVELGELQKINQDLLKRPDNFTVFKKLDKILMRRSDALNEGNKVDWALAEALAFASIIKDGTPIRLTGQDSERGTFAHRNLVLHDSETGETFSPLHTLEGAKASFAIHNSPLSEAAVIGFEYGYNVYSQDTLVLWEAQYGDFANTAQVFFDQFIAAGRAKWGQKSGLVMLLPHGYEGQGPEHSSARLERFLSLAAENNWTVANLSSAAQYFHILRRQASILGKEEVRPLVLMTPKSLLRNQVVASEPQEFSEGEFKSFIEQPGLGKNKKAVERILCATGKMAIDLAQAVEGKEDMDWLHIVRIEEIYPFPFAGVKELFDSYPNLKEIMWVQEEPKNMGAWTFVEPRLIAAAPEGVTVDYIGRRRRSSPAEGDPTIHKKAQNRIITSALTRE from the coding sequence ATGAAACCTAATACACCTGATACGACAAACCCTTGGCTCGATTTCCAAGGTCCTAACTTGGGATATGTTCAGGAAATGTACGAAGTTTTCGAAACGGATCCGGCTTCGGTGGATCCGGAATTAGCGAGTTTATTTGAGCAGTGGGGGCCTCCGGTCGTTGAGGAAGCTGGTCAAGTAAGGGAGAGCAGCAATCAAGCGTTTACTGCGAAGGGGTTTGGTGCTTCTGATTTTCTTTATAAGGTTGCACAAGCGGTAAAGCTGGCAGAGGATATTCGCACGAATGGTCATTTGGCCGCGAACATTTATCCTTTATATCAAAAGGAACGAAACGGCATCGATCTTGACTTGAAACAGTACGGTTTAACGACCAAAGATTTGAAAGCGATGCCAGCGTCGATAATCAGCGAATTTATTCCAAAAAAATTGACTAATGGCTATGAAGCTATTGAATATTTGAAAATGCTTTATACGAGGACGATTGCATTTGAATTGGATCATGTGCATGACCTCGATGAAAAGAAATGGCTTACGCAGATGGTAGAAAGTACGGCTTCAGGGTTTAAGCTTCCGGATCAGAAGAAGAAGAGAATCCTGAAACGTTTGACAGAAGTGGATGGATTTGAGAAGTTCCTTCATAAGACGTTTGTCGGCCAGAAGCGTTTCTCTATAGAGGGTGTTGATTCCCTTGTGCCTCTTTTAGATGAAATCGTGTCTAAATCGGTTCGAGGCGGAACGAAGTCTATTAATATCGGAATGGCTCACAGAGGAAGATTGAATGTGCTTGCCCATGTGTTGGGTAAACCGTACAAAAACATTTTCTCTGAGTTTCAGCATGCACCAAATAAAGAGCTTGTTCCTTCCGAAGGTTCCATTGGGGTTACCTTTGGCTGGACAGGTGATGTGAAATACCATCTTGGTGCTGATAGGAAAATTAAGGAAGAGGATACAAGAGAAGCGGTTATTTCCCTTGCGAACAACCCTAGTCATCTTGAGTTCGTGAATCCGATTGTCAATGGTTTCACAAGAGCAGCTCAGGATGACCGTGCGAAGAGCGGCTATCCGGTTCATGATCCTAATGCGAGCATGGCAATCATTATTCACGGGGATGCGGCATTCCCAGGTCAGGGTGTTGTGGCAGAGGCGCTTAACTTAAGTCAGCTGAATGGCTATCAAACAGGCGGAACGATTCATATCATTGCGAACAATATGATTGGCTTCACGACAGAGAGCAGAGATTCCCGTTCAACAAGGTATTCATCAGATCTTGCAAAAGGATTCGAAATTCCAATCATTCATGTCAATGCCGATGATCCGGAGGCGGTCCTTGCAGCAGCTCTTGTGGCGTATGAGTATAGAGAGAAGTTCAAAAAGGACTTCCTAATTGATTTAATTGGCTACAGACGATTTGGCCATAACGAAATGGATGAGCCGATGACAACCAATCCAGAAATGTACAAGCTTGTGCATGCCCACCCAACTCCTCGGGAGGTATATGCAGAGCGGTTAGTTGAAGAAGGTGTCATCACGAAGGAAGAGGCGCAGCGCCTTGCGGATGAGCATGCGGCTATGCTGAAGGATTATTATAATCAAGTCGGCGAGAAGCAGGATGCAAATCTAGAGGATGCAGATGTACCGAAGATTATTGAATCAGGTATTCCAAAGGTTGAGACGAAGGTAGAGCTGGGTGAATTGCAAAAGATTAATCAAGATTTGCTTAAACGTCCAGACAATTTCACTGTCTTCAAAAAGCTCGATAAAATTTTGATGAGAAGAAGCGATGCCTTAAACGAGGGCAATAAAGTGGATTGGGCATTGGCAGAGGCGCTTGCGTTTGCTTCTATTATCAAGGATGGTACGCCAATCAGGCTGACTGGACAGGATTCAGAGCGTGGAACATTCGCCCATAGAAACCTGGTGCTGCATGACTCTGAAACAGGTGAAACATTCTCGCCTCTTCATACGCTTGAAGGAGCGAAAGCATCCTTTGCGATCCATAACAGTCCATTATCTGAGGCAGCGGTTATTGGCTTTGAATACGGCTACAATGTGTATTCTCAAGACACGCTTGTTCTCTGGGAAGCACAATATGGAGACTTTGCCAATACGGCTCAAGTATTCTTTGACCAGTTCATCGCAGCCGGCAGGGCGAAATGGGGACAAAAGTCCGGTCTTGTCATGCTACTTCCGCATGGATATGAGGGACAAGGACCAGAACACTCCAGTGCTCGTTTGGAACGTTTCCTGTCTCTAGCGGCAGAAAATAACTGGACTGTAGCGAATTTGAGCAGTGCGGCTCAATATTTCCATATTTTAAGAAGACAAGCTTCTATTCTAGGCAAGGAAGAGGTTCGTCCACTCGTCTTAATGACACCTAAGAGCTTACTTAGAAATCAAGTTGTGGCGAGTGAGCCGCAGGAGTTCAGTGAAGGAGAATTCAAATCCTTTATCGAGCAGCCCGGCCTCGGCAAAAACAAAAAAGCTGTTGAGAGAATCCTATGTGCAACTGGTAAGATGGCGATTGATCTTGCACAGGCAGTCGAAGGAAAAGAAGATATGGACTGGCTCCATATTGTCAGAATCGAAGAGATTTATCCATTCCCATTTGCGGGTGTGAAAGAGTTGTTCGATTCCTACCCTAATTTGAAAGAAATCATGTGGGTACAAGAGGAACCGAAGAATATGGGTGCCTGGACATTTGTTGAACCGCGTTTAATTGCGGCAGCACCTGAAGGGGTAACAGTGGATTATATCGGAAGAAGAAGACGTTCATCTCCAGCAGAGGGAGATCCAACGATTCATAAAAAAGCTCAAAATCGTATCATCACAAGTGCACTTACACGCGAATAG
- the odhB gene encoding 2-oxoglutarate dehydrogenase complex dihydrolipoyllysine-residue succinyltransferase: MAEVIVPELAESITEGTIAQWLKQPGDTVEKGDYIVELETDKVNVEIISEYAGVLKEQLKEEGDTVLVGEAIAIVDGEGGGSAPAPKKEEPKQAEAPQEEQQSKPAPEQEVKKGQQPVASPSARKLAREKGIDLSEVPTVDPLGRVRKQDVESFDPNKAQAPKAAKPEPKKAPEAKPAPSGKPEERVKMSRRRQTIAKRLVEVQHNTAMLTTFNEVDMTNIMNLRNKRKDAFLKENDVKLGFMSFFTKAVVGSLKKFPMLNAEIQGDELLIKKYYDIGVAVSAPEGLVVPVVRDADRMNFAEIEKEIGTLAKKARDNKLALQDLQGGTFTITNGGVFGSLMSTPILNGTQVGILGMHGIKLRPIAIDETTIENRPMMYIALSYDHRIVDGAEAVSFLANIKKLVEDPESLLLEG, from the coding sequence ATGGCAGAAGTTATCGTACCAGAATTGGCAGAATCAATTACAGAGGGAACAATAGCCCAGTGGCTTAAACAACCGGGTGACACAGTTGAAAAAGGGGATTATATTGTTGAACTCGAAACAGATAAAGTAAATGTGGAAATCATCTCTGAGTATGCAGGTGTGTTAAAGGAACAATTAAAAGAGGAAGGTGACACTGTATTAGTAGGTGAAGCCATTGCCATTGTAGACGGAGAGGGCGGCGGAAGTGCCCCTGCACCGAAGAAGGAAGAACCAAAACAAGCAGAAGCACCTCAAGAAGAACAGCAAAGTAAACCAGCACCTGAGCAGGAAGTGAAAAAAGGCCAGCAGCCTGTCGCTTCTCCTTCTGCCCGAAAACTAGCGCGTGAAAAAGGCATTGATCTATCTGAAGTACCAACGGTTGATCCGCTTGGACGTGTGCGCAAGCAAGATGTGGAATCCTTTGATCCAAATAAAGCGCAAGCTCCGAAGGCCGCAAAACCAGAACCGAAAAAAGCACCAGAGGCAAAACCGGCTCCATCCGGAAAACCGGAAGAGCGCGTGAAAATGTCTAGAAGACGTCAAACAATCGCTAAACGATTGGTTGAGGTTCAACACAATACAGCGATGCTGACTACCTTCAATGAAGTGGACATGACGAATATCATGAACCTGCGTAATAAGCGGAAGGATGCCTTCTTGAAAGAAAATGATGTGAAGCTTGGATTCATGTCGTTCTTTACAAAAGCAGTTGTCGGCTCATTGAAGAAATTCCCGATGCTAAATGCGGAAATCCAAGGGGATGAGCTGCTTATCAAGAAATATTATGATATCGGTGTCGCGGTATCTGCGCCAGAAGGATTGGTTGTACCAGTCGTAAGAGATGCAGACCGTATGAATTTCGCTGAAATCGAAAAAGAAATCGGTACCCTTGCGAAGAAGGCCCGCGATAATAAATTGGCCCTTCAAGATTTGCAAGGCGGCACATTCACCATCACAAACGGCGGTGTATTCGGATCACTTATGTCTACACCAATCTTAAATGGTACACAGGTCGGTATCCTAGGAATGCATGGCATCAAGCTACGTCCAATTGCGATTGACGAGACAACTATTGAAAATCGTCCAATGATGTACATTGCCCTTTCCTATGACCACCGAATCGTTGATGGAGCAGAAGCGGTTAGCTTCTTAGCCAATATCAAGAAATTAGTAGAAGATCCTGAAAGCTTATTGCTTGAAGGTTGA
- a CDS encoding Type 1 glutamine amidotransferase-like domain-containing protein has product MDRGEVIIVGKLFLTSNGFHTDEMKATFLKEVGGKISELRVSIITTASPIKEQNKYVQKAYNDFRDMGFNFINFLDLEYDDPKVLLNCDVIYINGGNPFHLLLHIKRSGSEEIFRRLSQQNIIFVGVSAGAIVLGPNIHIVQFFTPEMNNVNLEDLTGLNLVELMVFPHYNREDIFKDSTGKTIEERLCEFEVVNNCVIHRMKDDQFILLET; this is encoded by the coding sequence TTGGATAGAGGGGAGGTAATCATTGTTGGGAAATTATTCTTAACTTCTAATGGTTTTCATACTGATGAGATGAAAGCAACTTTCCTAAAAGAAGTTGGTGGGAAAATAAGTGAATTAAGGGTTTCAATCATTACAACTGCCTCACCGATAAAAGAACAAAATAAATATGTTCAAAAAGCATACAATGATTTCAGAGATATGGGGTTTAACTTCATTAATTTTCTTGATTTAGAGTACGATGATCCAAAGGTCCTTTTAAATTGTGATGTAATCTATATAAATGGTGGAAATCCATTTCATTTATTACTCCATATTAAAAGAAGCGGTTCCGAAGAAATCTTTAGGCGTTTATCCCAACAAAATATAATATTTGTTGGTGTCAGTGCTGGTGCTATCGTTTTAGGACCAAATATTCATATTGTACAATTTTTCACGCCAGAAATGAATAACGTAAACCTTGAAGATTTAACCGGTTTAAACCTGGTAGAACTTATGGTGTTTCCTCACTACAATAGAGAGGACATTTTTAAAGACAGCACAGGTAAAACCATAGAAGAAAGATTATGCGAGTTCGAGGTTGTTAATAATTGTGTGATTCATAGAATGAAAGATGACCAATTCATTCTATTGGAAACTTAA
- a CDS encoding anthranilate synthase component I family protein, with protein sequence MRERQVFKRMISGEERQKAYALERMKDVAILEFPTLEHGRLRILAFNVHAEVVQRDGILTVKSKGATEIISEDAQDYMKSWLTSQGEEVSSLPFAGGAIGYFGYSYSFQFEDLEIPADDPLGMNDLHLLFHSDYIVFSGKDEEECQQIHIQYGSSISPEEAEEQMASVLDQACAGEREKEKAAYSIGSLTSNSTKASFMKAVESIKNHIREGDIFQAVLSQRWTGVFHGSSLACFREMKEQQSTSFSFYLPFEDCEVFGCSPERLLAVDQGVIHSNPIAGTRRRGSSLREDEQLIEELLSDEKEKAEHLMLVDLARNDLGRICRKESIRLHRFMQIEKYKNVIHLVSEITGTMADTIHPLDAVKACLPAGTVSGAPKIKAMELISAHEQEKRGAYGGGVGFISFEGRMDLALAIRMAVVKDGRIHRQSGAGIVHDSIPENEWYETLHKAGLKEVALNDFTDR encoded by the coding sequence ATGAGGGAGCGGCAAGTATTTAAACGAATGATTTCAGGAGAAGAAAGACAGAAAGCCTATGCGCTTGAAAGGATGAAGGACGTTGCCATATTAGAGTTTCCGACGCTTGAACATGGAAGGCTGCGGATTCTTGCCTTTAATGTGCACGCTGAAGTGGTCCAAAGGGATGGTATTTTAACCGTTAAGTCTAAGGGGGCGACGGAAATCATTTCGGAGGATGCCCAAGACTATATGAAGAGCTGGCTGACGAGTCAAGGTGAGGAAGTATCCTCCCTTCCATTTGCAGGAGGGGCGATTGGCTACTTCGGATATTCCTACTCCTTTCAATTTGAGGACTTAGAGATACCGGCTGATGACCCGCTGGGTATGAATGATCTGCATCTGCTATTTCATTCAGATTATATCGTGTTCAGCGGTAAAGACGAAGAAGAGTGTCAGCAGATTCATATTCAGTACGGCAGCTCTATTTCACCGGAGGAAGCGGAGGAACAGATGGCAAGTGTGCTTGATCAAGCTTGTGCTGGAGAGCGAGAGAAAGAGAAAGCCGCTTATTCGATTGGTTCATTAACCAGCAACTCAACGAAAGCCTCCTTTATGAAAGCGGTCGAATCGATTAAAAATCACATCAGGGAGGGCGACATCTTTCAAGCTGTGCTATCCCAAAGGTGGACGGGAGTTTTTCATGGTTCAAGCCTGGCCTGCTTTAGGGAGATGAAAGAACAGCAGTCAACCTCCTTCAGCTTTTATCTTCCCTTCGAGGATTGCGAGGTTTTTGGCTGTTCACCTGAACGACTGCTTGCCGTTGATCAAGGGGTTATCCATTCCAATCCAATTGCGGGGACCCGGAGGAGAGGAAGTTCACTAAGAGAGGATGAACAGCTGATAGAGGAGCTGCTCTCTGATGAAAAGGAAAAGGCGGAGCATTTGATGCTTGTTGATTTGGCTAGAAATGACCTTGGCAGGATTTGCCGAAAAGAGAGCATTAGGCTTCACCGTTTCATGCAGATTGAGAAATATAAGAATGTCATTCACTTAGTTTCAGAGATTACGGGTACGATGGCAGATACAATTCACCCGTTAGATGCTGTGAAAGCCTGTCTGCCTGCGGGAACGGTCTCAGGTGCGCCGAAGATCAAGGCAATGGAGCTTATCTCGGCGCATGAGCAGGAGAAAAGAGGGGCATATGGCGGAGGTGTCGGATTTATTTCCTTTGAAGGCAGAATGGATTTGGCTCTCGCTATTCGGATGGCGGTCGTAAAGGATGGAAGAATCCATCGCCAATCTGGGGCGGGAATCGTTCATGATTCCATTCCAGAAAATGAATGGTATGAAACGCTTCATAAAGCAGGTTTAAAGGAGGTTGCTTTAAATGATTTTACTGATCGATAA
- a CDS encoding anthranilate synthase component II yields MILLIDNVDSFTYNLYQLCLELGEEVVVRRNNALSVHEAALMRPDAIILSPGPGRPEDSGICAEVVNAFYEDVPILGVCLGHQLIGQLFGATITRARQIKHGKCSRMIHQSCGIFKGIEPSFEAMRYHSLVIKRGSLPECFEQTAVSEDDQEIMGIQHKEYPLYGVQFHPESIGTPIGKKLLMNFLSLNQKERVIYA; encoded by the coding sequence ATGATTTTACTGATCGATAATGTTGATTCGTTTACGTATAACCTGTATCAGCTTTGTCTCGAACTGGGAGAAGAAGTAGTAGTGAGAAGGAATAATGCCCTTTCAGTTCATGAGGCAGCATTAATGAGACCAGATGCCATTATTCTTTCACCAGGTCCTGGCAGACCGGAGGACAGCGGAATCTGTGCAGAGGTGGTTAATGCCTTTTATGAGGATGTTCCCATTCTCGGCGTTTGTCTTGGGCATCAGCTGATTGGACAGCTTTTCGGGGCGACGATCACAAGGGCAAGGCAAATAAAGCATGGAAAGTGCTCGAGGATGATTCATCAATCCTGCGGTATTTTTAAAGGCATAGAACCAAGCTTTGAGGCGATGAGATACCATTCGCTCGTCATTAAGCGTGGAAGCCTTCCGGAATGCTTTGAACAAACAGCTGTTTCAGAGGATGATCAGGAAATCATGGGAATCCAGCATAAAGAGTATCCGCTTTATGGAGTGCAGTTTCATCCTGAATCAATTGGTACACCGATTGGCAAAAAGCTATTAATGAATTTTCTTTCATTAAATCAAAAGGAGAGGGTTATATATGCATGA
- the trpD gene encoding anthranilate phosphoribosyltransferase, with protein sequence MHEYLRVLSRGERVRGETLEEAVKALMTSACSEAEIAAFLMGMNHPSHQADEEDLYVISETIRKASSHKLADIHGAMDNCGTGGDHSNSFNISTAAAFLLASAGIKMAKNGNRNMTSRSGSMDVLQSLGINTLNDEAEARRQLEEHNLVFLNAGHIHPGLKNVAAVRKQLKIPTVFNVIGPLTNPVPLDYQVVGIYDESLLEVYGRTLVKAGRKRAAVIHGAGGMDEASLSGDNVIVLIDRGSMRRIHLHPEQVGLPVIANEALKGGGPKENAEILIHLLKGERSAYRDAVLLNAAIGLYVAEKAASFAEGIHVAGKLIDSGETLRKYEALKQYGTRMEEDECQII encoded by the coding sequence ATGCATGAATATCTACGAGTGTTGAGCAGAGGAGAAAGGGTTCGGGGAGAAACGCTGGAGGAGGCGGTCAAGGCGCTCATGACATCTGCGTGTTCAGAGGCGGAAATCGCTGCCTTTCTTATGGGAATGAATCATCCAAGCCATCAAGCAGATGAAGAGGATTTATATGTCATATCTGAGACTATCCGCAAAGCATCGAGCCATAAGCTGGCCGATATTCATGGGGCAATGGACAATTGCGGGACAGGAGGCGACCATAGCAATAGCTTTAATATTAGCACTGCAGCAGCCTTTCTCCTTGCAAGTGCAGGCATCAAGATGGCTAAAAACGGAAACCGGAATATGACTAGCAGATCAGGAAGCATGGATGTGCTGCAGTCACTTGGGATCAATACATTGAATGATGAGGCCGAGGCAAGAAGACAATTGGAGGAGCATAATCTCGTATTTCTGAATGCCGGGCATATTCACCCAGGATTAAAGAATGTTGCTGCTGTTAGAAAGCAGTTGAAGATCCCAACTGTTTTTAATGTCATTGGACCATTGACGAATCCGGTCCCGCTTGACTATCAGGTGGTCGGTATTTATGACGAAAGTTTGCTTGAGGTATATGGGCGGACTTTAGTGAAAGCCGGAAGGAAGAGGGCAGCTGTTATTCATGGCGCGGGAGGGATGGATGAAGCATCTCTCAGCGGAGATAATGTGATTGTCTTGATTGATAGAGGGAGTATGCGCCGAATTCATCTTCATCCTGAGCAAGTTGGCTTGCCTGTGATTGCGAATGAAGCTCTTAAAGGCGGTGGTCCTAAAGAGAATGCAGAAATTCTCATCCATTTGCTGAAGGGAGAGCGGAGTGCTTACAGGGATGCAGTCCTCCTGAATGCCGCCATTGGTCTTTATGTGGCAGAGAAGGCGGCATCATTTGCCGAAGGAATTCATGTGGCAGGGAAGTTGATTGATTCAGGAGAAACGCTGCGGAAATACGAGGCATTAAAGCAGTATGGCACAAGAATGGAGGAAGACGAATGTCAGATTATTTAA
- the trpC gene encoding indole-3-glycerol phosphate synthase TrpC translates to MSDYLTKIVESKKEYLADGQLETLGLSQRRERPMNSFTERVRNKHTLGILAEFKRSSPSLGAINHSVEPVFMANKYAQGGADGISVLTDELYFNGHMSDLQKVAKEVNLPVLCKDFIIEERQINQAYQAGAGIILLIVRILDQDKLVILYNHARRLGLEVLLEIHDEKDLEAAMTLKPDLIGINNRNLHEFSTNLSTTESLMRLITDPSIIVVSESGIKSREDCERVAAAGVDAVLIGEACMKHPRPEEFLAEIGQIERRPL, encoded by the coding sequence ATGTCAGATTATTTAACGAAAATCGTCGAAAGCAAAAAGGAATACTTGGCTGATGGGCAGCTAGAGACATTAGGATTGTCCCAGAGAAGGGAGCGGCCGATGAACAGCTTCACAGAACGGGTCCGCAATAAGCATACTCTTGGAATCCTGGCGGAATTCAAACGTTCCTCTCCCTCCCTTGGAGCAATCAATCACTCAGTTGAGCCGGTTTTTATGGCGAATAAATATGCTCAGGGCGGAGCGGACGGCATCTCTGTTCTTACAGATGAACTTTATTTCAATGGGCATATGAGTGATTTGCAAAAGGTGGCAAAGGAAGTGAATCTGCCAGTCCTATGCAAGGACTTCATTATTGAGGAAAGGCAGATCAATCAGGCTTATCAGGCAGGAGCAGGAATCATTCTCCTTATTGTCCGAATACTTGATCAGGATAAGCTTGTTATTTTATATAATCACGCCCGCAGGCTCGGTCTAGAGGTCTTGTTAGAGATTCATGATGAAAAGGATTTAGAGGCAGCCATGACCTTGAAGCCTGATTTAATTGGAATCAATAACCGGAATCTGCATGAGTTTTCAACCAATCTCTCCACAACGGAATCGCTCATGCGCCTGATTACAGACCCATCAATAATTGTTGTCAGTGAGAGCGGCATTAAGAGCAGGGAGGATTGTGAGCGGGTTGCCGCAGCAGGTGTGGATGCCGTCTTAATCGGAGAAGCTTGCATGAAACATCCCCGTCCAGAAGAGTTTCTGGCCGAGATCGGCCAAATTGAAAGAAGGCCCTTATGA